The DNA segment TGGAGCCCGTCCGCCAGAAAGTTGACCGCCACCACCAGAATGACGAGCATGACGCCGGGGGAGATCGAGTACCAGGGCGCCACGCCGAGATAGGTTCGGGCCTCATATAGCATCGTTCCGAGCGACGGTTCCGGCGGCTGAATCCCGAGCCCGAGAAAGGACAGAGCGGCCTCCAGCAGGATGGCCTGCCCCACCAAGTTTGACGCCTGCACAAGGGCGGGCGCCAGCGTATTCGGCAGTAGGTGCCGCACGAGCACCCACAAATGCCCCGCGCCGAGACTCCTCGCCGCCATCACGTACTCGCGCTCTTTTTCCACAAGCGTGTCGGCGCGGACGAGGCGCGAGAAGAACGGCAGGCCGGTTAGGGCACCGGCGATCACCACGCTGCTCAGGCCGGCGCCGATCGCCGTCGCGGCAGCGATTCCCAGGAGCGCACCGGGAAACGCCAGCAACGCGTCCCATGTCCGCATCACCACGGCATCCAGGGTGTGCCCGAAGTAGCCGGCCAACAGGCCGGAGGCCACACCGAAGACGCCTCCAAGTAAGGCCGCGGTACTGCCGACCAGAAGCGAAATGCGGGCGCCGGCGACCACGCGTGCGAGAAGGTCGCGGCCGAGCTCATCGGTCCCGAAGGGGAATCTGTGGCTTGGCGGCGCGAGCATGAGACCACGATGAATCGCTGTCGGGTCGAGCCGCCACACCAGGGGTGCGCCCAGCACGAATGCGAGAAGGAAGACGATCATCAGAATCCCGGCCGCGGCCATCGGACTGCGGCCCCATCGCCCCAGGATCCTGCGCGTTCGCCGTTCGCGCGCGATCACACCGCCGCGCCCCCACCCAACCGGATGCGCGGATCGATGACCGCGTACAACAGGTCGGTGATCAGGTTGACAGCCATGAAGAGGAGGATGAAGACGAGCAACGCGCCTTGTACGACTGCGTAGTCCCGGTTGAGAATAGCCTCGAGCAGCAACCGGTCGACGCCCGGCCACGCAAATACCGATTCGATAATAACGGCGCCGCCGAGCAGGCGGCCAATGTTGAGCCCGATGACCGTCGCGATGCTCACCAGCGCGTTCCGCAGTTCGTGGCGTAGCAGGAGGCGCACGCCGGGCACGCCTTTCGCCTTGGCCGTGCGCACGTAGTCGCGGTTCAGGATATCAAGGAGAGCCGATTTCACGAACCGAGCGAGCGCACAGCCCTGCGGTACTGCGAGTGTGACCGCCGGCAGCACGAGGTGCGAGAAATACGCGCCCGGCCGGAGAAGCCCAGTCGTCCCGGACGACGGCAGCCAGTGGAGCATGATCGCGAAGATGAGGATCAGCATGAATCCAAGCCAAAACGTCGGCACCGCGAGCCCCAGGCCGGTCAGGCCGGTGACGAGATAGTCCGCGGGCGACCCCCGCCGAAGCGCCGCGAGCGTGCCCATGGGGATGCTGACGGCGACCGCGAGGACGAGCGCGGCGGCGGTGAGCGCCATCGTCGCCGGTAGCCGCTGGGCGAGCAGGCCCGTCACCGGATAATCGCTGACAAACGAGCGCCCGAGATCGCCGCCGAGGACGTGCCCGGTCCAGATCGCGTACTGCATCGGCAACGGACGATCAAACCCCATCTCGCGCCGGATCGCCGCGAGGACCGAGTCGGTTGCGTTCTCCCCCGCGTAGACGAGGGCGGGATCGCCCGGCAGGAGGCGGATGAGCAGAAAGAGCGCCATGGACGTCAGCACGAGCACTGCCAACATCTGCCCCAGACGTCCGATCAGGTACCGTGACACGGCCGCCTCTCCGGCGTCTCGGTCCAGTCCACGCCATCACGGTGCCGGCCGGTGCCCCCGGGGGAGCACCCCAAGGCCATTGCCCGCTGCGTGGCGGCTAACCTCTAAGCGACGTGCCGGCCAGGATGGCGTACCCGGAGCGGTCGTAGGCGAACCCCTTGACCCGTTGGGCCATCGCCCAGGGCGACGGTACGGCGGCAATCGGCAGATCCCAGCACTCGTCGAGGATTATTTCTACGATCTTCCGGTAGAGCGTCTTGCGTACCGTCGGGTTCGTGGCTGATCCGGCCTGGGTGACGAGCTGGGCGTACTTCGGGTCTGAAAACTTCCCGATGTTGGTGCCTGGGCGCCACGCCACGGTCGTCCCCAGGGTTGTATCGGGGTCCAGGTTCGCCCGGCCGTAATTGTGCATGAGCATCTGGAAGTTCGAGGAGTGGTCGAGATCCCAGTAACGCGCCGCCTCGAGGTTCATGATCGTCATGGTGATCCCGATCTTCTTCAACGAGGCCTGCATGATCTCTGCCAGCGGCACGAAGCCCGGCAGAACCTGGGCGCTTGCAACAGCGCTGAAGGATACGCTGGAGACGCCGGCCTTGGCGAGCAAGGCCTGCGCCTTGTCGAGATCGTACGGATAGCGGTCGGCGAGTTCACGGAAGTACGCGATCGAGTACGATGGAAACGGGACCTGCGTCGGGGTGACGGCGCCGTACAGTACGGTCTCGACGAACTGCTTCCGGTCGATCGCGTGGTTGATGGCTTGTCGGACCAGCTTGTCCGTGAGCGGCGCCCGCGTGACGTTCAATGTCACGTCGTAGTAGTTGGCACCGGTAATACCGCTGTCGACCCGGAACCGCGAGTCGCGCTTGAGCTGGGTGTAGAAGGGCAGCGGGTAGTTCCAGATCAGGTCGACGTCTCCGGCCTGCAACGCGGCGACCAAGCTTTGCGCGTCGGGGATCGCGCGCTGAATCACCCCGTCGAGATAGGGACGGGGAGCGTCCCAGTGGTGCGGGTTGCGCTTGAGCACCAACTCGTTGCCCGGCTGCCAGCTCTCCACCATGAACGGGCCCGAGCCCGCCGGCTTTGCCTTGAGGTCGGTCGCCACCTGCTCATCGAGCACGTAGGTCAGCTCGAGGAGGTCGTGCATCGCGGGGTACGGGCGGCGAAAACGGAGCACGGCCGTGCGCTCGTCGGACGTCTCCACGTCCGTGACCAAGTTGTACAGGACCCGCAGCTGTGAGCCGGCCCTCTTCTCCTGAGCGTGCCGCACGCTGAAGGCAACATCGGACGCGCGTACCTCGCGCCCGCTGTGAAAGACGGCGCCATTCCGCAGCGTCACCCGGAGGCTCAGGCCGTCTTTGGAGGGTTCCCACGACTCCGCCAGCTGGGGGATCAGCCTGCCGTGGGGATCGTAGCGCG comes from the bacterium genome and includes:
- a CDS encoding ABC transporter permease: MSRYLIGRLGQMLAVLVLTSMALFLLIRLLPGDPALVYAGENATDSVLAAIRREMGFDRPLPMQYAIWTGHVLGGDLGRSFVSDYPVTGLLAQRLPATMALTAAALVLAVAVSIPMGTLAALRRGSPADYLVTGLTGLGLAVPTFWLGFMLILIFAIMLHWLPSSGTTGLLRPGAYFSHLVLPAVTLAVPQGCALARFVKSALLDILNRDYVRTAKAKGVPGVRLLLRHELRNALVSIATVIGLNIGRLLGGAVIIESVFAWPGVDRLLLEAILNRDYAVVQGALLVFILLFMAVNLITDLLYAVIDPRIRLGGGAAV
- a CDS encoding ABC transporter substrate-binding protein; this translates as MGRPTDVANFDPFYVVEDNFSMERTLYDSLARYDPHGRLIPQLAESWEPSKDGLSLRVTLRNGAVFHSGREVRASDVAFSVRHAQEKRAGSQLRVLYNLVTDVETSDERTAVLRFRRPYPAMHDLLELTYVLDEQVATDLKAKPAGSGPFMVESWQPGNELVLKRNPHHWDAPRPYLDGVIQRAIPDAQSLVAALQAGDVDLIWNYPLPFYTQLKRDSRFRVDSGITGANYYDVTLNVTRAPLTDKLVRQAINHAIDRKQFVETVLYGAVTPTQVPFPSYSIAYFRELADRYPYDLDKAQALLAKAGVSSVSFSAVASAQVLPGFVPLAEIMQASLKKIGITMTIMNLEAARYWDLDHSSNFQMLMHNYGRANLDPDTTLGTTVAWRPGTNIGKFSDPKYAQLVTQAGSATNPTVRKTLYRKIVEIILDECWDLPIAAVPSPWAMAQRVKGFAYDRSGYAILAGTSLRG
- a CDS encoding ABC transporter permease, whose translation is MAAAGILMIVFLLAFVLGAPLVWRLDPTAIHRGLMLAPPSHRFPFGTDELGRDLLARVVAGARISLLVGSTAALLGGVFGVASGLLAGYFGHTLDAVVMRTWDALLAFPGALLGIAAATAIGAGLSSVVIAGALTGLPFFSRLVRADTLVEKEREYVMAARSLGAGHLWVLVRHLLPNTLAPALVQASNLVGQAILLEAALSFLGLGIQPPEPSLGTMLYEARTYLGVAPWYSISPGVMLVILVVAVNFLADGLHELMLPGRG